Proteins found in one Nocardia brasiliensis ATCC 700358 genomic segment:
- a CDS encoding cytochrome P450 encodes MTAADPAFPMRRPNPFDLPAEYRALREECPVGRATLRDGRPVRLVTRYADVRAVLTDPGLSADRCAPGFPFLTAESEYLRRIKVFVGMDGAEHGVHRRMFTPEFSARKVAALRPYIQRCVDERIDRLLDAGPPADLVRTLALPVPALAIGRILGVPEADTASFEELTVRVITHGGAAPFEALVDYVKQLVRGKHGSSADDLISRVLREHVAPGHLELRALTIVLILILLAGYETTANTISVGLLTLLRHPDQVAALRSDPSAMPGAIAELLRYTSVAELATCRAATRDIDVAGTTIPAGTGVIPLAAAANRDPTVFPNPEVLDIHRDAQRHLAFGYGAHACMGAALAQLELDIVFSTVLARLPELRLNGELPDAAVKYDSVLFGLHELPVTW; translated from the coding sequence ATGACCGCGGCGGACCCGGCGTTCCCGATGCGCCGGCCGAACCCGTTCGATCTGCCCGCCGAATATCGCGCCCTGCGCGAGGAATGCCCGGTCGGGCGGGCGACCCTGCGCGACGGCCGGCCGGTCCGGCTGGTGACCCGCTACGCCGACGTCCGGGCCGTGCTCACCGACCCCGGTCTCAGCGCCGATCGCTGCGCTCCCGGCTTCCCGTTCTTGACCGCGGAGTCGGAATACCTGCGCCGGATCAAGGTTTTCGTGGGCATGGACGGCGCGGAGCACGGTGTGCACCGGCGGATGTTCACCCCCGAGTTCAGCGCGCGGAAGGTGGCCGCGCTACGGCCCTACATCCAGCGGTGCGTGGACGAACGTATCGACCGATTGCTCGACGCGGGGCCGCCCGCGGACCTGGTGCGCACGCTCGCGCTGCCGGTACCGGCGCTGGCCATCGGCCGCATTCTCGGTGTGCCGGAAGCGGATACCGCGTCGTTCGAGGAACTCACCGTGCGCGTGATCACGCACGGCGGTGCAGCGCCTTTCGAAGCGCTGGTCGACTACGTGAAGCAATTGGTACGCGGCAAACACGGATCGAGCGCGGACGATCTGATCTCCCGCGTGCTGCGCGAGCACGTCGCACCGGGTCACCTGGAACTGCGCGCGCTGACCATCGTGCTCATCCTGATCCTGCTGGCCGGATACGAGACGACGGCGAACACCATCTCGGTCGGCCTGCTCACGCTGCTGCGTCATCCGGACCAGGTGGCGGCGCTGCGGTCCGACCCGTCCGCGATGCCCGGCGCCATCGCGGAACTGCTGCGCTACACCTCGGTCGCCGAGCTGGCCACCTGCCGCGCCGCCACCCGGGACATCGACGTCGCGGGCACCACCATCCCGGCCGGTACAGGCGTGATCCCGTTGGCCGCCGCCGCCAACCGGGATCCCACGGTGTTCCCGAATCCCGAGGTGCTCGACATCCATCGAGACGCGCAGCGGCACCTGGCTTTCGGCTACGGCGCGCACGCCTGCATGGGCGCGGCGTTGGCCCAGCTCGAGCTGGACATTGTGTTCAGCACGGTGCTGGCCCGGTTGCCCGAACTGCGGCTGAACGGTGAATTGCCCGATGCGGCAGTCAAATACGACTCGGTGCTGTTCGGCCTGCACGAGCTGCCGGTCACCTGGTGA
- a CDS encoding VC0807 family protein — translation MTAPTPKKTSRFKALLPLFGNVIVSTVLYFVLRAIGFSEIWSLAIPGIVVAVTTTVGSIRRRSLDVIGALVLVELVVSLGLAFVTDDPRIAAIRPALYMLTTGGFFLFTCVVGKPVMYLLATPMATNGGEPRRTEAYHRAWDEEPRFRKLERLMTLGVGLTMFLDSGLRIGIVYSSPASDLDRSFLVSNGAAIVMVVLVIVIMVAFIPRLSKIVDQVQQRVPEPAPTAEVRAH, via the coding sequence ATGACGGCACCGACGCCGAAGAAGACGAGCCGGTTCAAGGCGCTGTTGCCGCTGTTCGGCAACGTGATCGTGTCGACCGTGCTGTATTTCGTGCTGCGCGCGATCGGCTTCAGCGAGATCTGGTCGCTGGCCATCCCCGGCATCGTCGTAGCCGTCACCACCACGGTCGGCAGCATCCGGCGGCGCTCGCTGGACGTGATCGGCGCGCTGGTGCTGGTGGAACTCGTCGTCTCGCTCGGGCTGGCCTTCGTCACCGACGATCCGCGGATCGCGGCGATCCGGCCCGCGCTCTACATGCTGACCACCGGTGGTTTCTTCCTCTTCACCTGCGTGGTCGGCAAACCGGTCATGTACCTGCTCGCCACGCCGATGGCGACGAACGGCGGCGAACCCCGCCGCACCGAGGCCTACCACCGCGCCTGGGACGAAGAACCCCGGTTCCGCAAGCTGGAGCGGCTGATGACCCTCGGCGTCGGGCTCACCATGTTCCTCGATTCGGGTCTGCGCATCGGCATCGTCTACAGCTCCCCCGCCAGCGACCTGGACCGTTCCTTCCTGGTCTCCAACGGCGCCGCGATCGTCATGGTCGTCCTGGTCATCGTCATCATGGTCGCCTTCATCCCCCGCCTCTCCAAGATCGTCGACCAGGTCCAGCAGCGCGTCCCCGAGCCCGCCCCCACCGCCGAGGTCCGCGCGCACTGA
- a CDS encoding TcmI family type II polyketide cyclase, translated as MSELSLIVARMRPGDSEQVAELFARSDQTELPALVGVRRRTLFTFHDLYFHLIEADAAVAERVAEVRDHPLFQEINEGLLPFIQPYSPSWRSPADAMARTFYQWTRP; from the coding sequence ATGTCGGAGCTCAGTCTGATCGTGGCGCGGATGCGACCGGGGGACAGCGAGCAGGTCGCCGAGTTGTTCGCGCGCTCGGACCAGACCGAACTCCCCGCCCTGGTGGGCGTGCGGCGGCGCACCCTGTTCACCTTCCACGACCTGTATTTCCATTTGATCGAGGCCGACGCGGCGGTGGCCGAGCGGGTCGCCGAGGTGCGCGACCACCCGCTGTTCCAGGAGATCAACGAGGGGCTGCTGCCCTTCATCCAGCCCTATTCGCCGAGCTGGCGTAGTCCGGCCGACGCAATGGCCCGGACCTTCTACCAGTGGACGCGGCCGTGA
- a CDS encoding glycosyltransferase yields MRVLCVNWAWPSHFMPLVPVLSALRAAGAEVRVASQPLLQRIVTDAGLPFAPAGADVDHSAVRARAAAAAPPVADIWNVDENARMTQVFAVFAERARLMLDDTVALAERWQPDLVFFEPTSFAGPLVAALLGVPAIRHIHGVDMTYRARGATPALVAPLAEQLGIALPNLLGSHTVDPCPPSLQIATDTTSTTVRYIPYNGPATIPAWLAEPPTVPRICLTWGTTVTAQGGEFLLPEVLAALDGLELDVVVTVRPAEIEHLGPLPSNVRAVSGLALHLLMPSCALVIHQGGFGTMLTAVDAGVPQLLLPQFPHHMLPAEQLRGTGAAAVLPVADFDRAVVRDLVVRLVGNGPERAATQVLRAELRAQPTPAQIAPDLLALGKGTR; encoded by the coding sequence ATGCGCGTTCTCTGTGTGAACTGGGCGTGGCCGTCGCATTTCATGCCGCTGGTGCCCGTGCTGTCGGCGCTGCGGGCGGCGGGCGCGGAGGTCCGGGTGGCGAGTCAGCCACTGCTGCAACGGATCGTCACCGACGCCGGGCTGCCTTTCGCGCCGGCGGGCGCCGACGTCGACCACTCCGCGGTCCGGGCCCGCGCGGCCGCGGCCGCGCCGCCGGTGGCCGATATCTGGAACGTCGACGAAAACGCCAGAATGACACAGGTTTTCGCGGTCTTCGCCGAGCGTGCCCGGCTGATGCTCGACGACACCGTGGCCCTGGCCGAACGCTGGCAACCCGATCTGGTCTTCTTCGAGCCGACCAGTTTCGCGGGACCGCTGGTCGCCGCGCTGCTCGGGGTGCCCGCGATCCGGCACATCCACGGCGTGGACATGACCTATCGGGCCAGAGGCGCGACCCCGGCTTTGGTGGCGCCGCTGGCCGAGCAACTCGGCATCGCGCTGCCGAACCTGCTCGGCAGCCACACCGTCGACCCGTGCCCGCCGTCGCTGCAGATCGCGACCGACACCACCTCGACCACCGTGCGCTACATCCCGTACAACGGGCCCGCGACCATTCCGGCCTGGCTCGCCGAACCGCCCACCGTGCCCCGCATCTGCCTGACCTGGGGCACCACGGTCACCGCGCAGGGCGGGGAATTCCTGCTGCCCGAGGTGCTGGCCGCACTGGACGGGCTCGAGCTGGACGTGGTCGTCACGGTGCGGCCCGCCGAGATCGAACACCTCGGCCCGCTGCCGAGCAATGTGCGCGCCGTCTCCGGGCTCGCCCTGCACCTGCTCATGCCGTCCTGCGCATTGGTGATCCATCAGGGCGGTTTCGGCACCATGCTCACCGCGGTCGACGCCGGCGTGCCGCAACTGCTGCTGCCGCAGTTCCCCCATCACATGCTGCCCGCCGAGCAGTTGCGCGGGACCGGCGCGGCGGCGGTGCTGCCGGTCGCCGACTTCGATCGCGCCGTGGTGCGCGACCTGGTGGTCCGGCTCGTCGGCAACGGTCCCGAACGCGCCGCGACCCAGGTGCTGCGCGCCGAGCTACGGGCCCAGCCGACCCCCGCGCAGATCGCGCCCGACCTGCTGGCACTCGGAAAGGGAACACGGTGA
- a CDS encoding pyridoxamine 5'-phosphate oxidase family protein: MRQQAAPRALTDRKQHVLELLTGPGHLWLATAADSLPHLVPLAFAYGEGDLLMVTKPGTRSVRSLRDAGRARAALGDTRDVVLIDGTTTFFDPQAVTGQLGALLDTLPMGRRVPGSVGLRLRPDRIQAWQSMAEIGDRTLMSGGRWLV, encoded by the coding sequence GTGAGACAACAAGCAGCCCCGCGCGCACTGACCGACCGCAAACAGCATGTCCTGGAGTTGCTCACCGGACCGGGACACCTGTGGCTCGCGACCGCGGCCGACTCGCTTCCGCACCTGGTGCCGCTGGCCTTCGCCTACGGCGAGGGCGACCTGCTGATGGTGACGAAACCCGGCACCAGGTCCGTGCGCAGTCTGCGCGACGCGGGCCGAGCCAGGGCGGCGCTCGGCGATACCCGGGACGTGGTGCTCATCGACGGCACCACCACATTCTTCGATCCGCAGGCCGTCACCGGGCAGCTCGGCGCGCTGCTGGACACGCTGCCGATGGGTCGGCGGGTGCCGGGCAGCGTCGGCCTGCGGCTGCGGCCCGACCGGATCCAAGCGTGGCAATCGATGGCCGAGATCGGCGACCGCACCCTGATGTCGGGTGGTCGCTGGCTGGTCTGA
- a CDS encoding phosphotransferase, giving the protein MDEFASRTGSAVDAAVAVGRELGLTVTDAVVLHDLFSVVVHLAPAPVVARIPVVLSPTTDLATLARRQRAELDVARWLNEQGTPVIPPSPLVPLEPVQRESFSMTFWQFVVEDRDKVPDYAANSERAADLHAAMRDYPGELSFLSSAEPRFVTESLALLQERPDLIDPSDLDRARREWRVLAPFVRSREAFETRFPGIDVQPIHGDSPPANIFNGTAGDLYSDFELVTLGPVEWDLAALGTDLEAAYNRGAQRNGMRPLDDEVLRFVNAVGVLRAIAVLTLSPQLPALVEFLQPLIDQWHGMPFAGGLAG; this is encoded by the coding sequence ATGGACGAATTCGCGAGCAGGACGGGGAGTGCGGTCGATGCGGCGGTGGCGGTGGGCCGCGAACTGGGGCTGACGGTCACCGATGCCGTGGTGCTGCACGATTTGTTCTCGGTGGTCGTCCATCTCGCGCCCGCGCCGGTCGTGGCACGGATCCCGGTGGTGCTGTCGCCCACAACAGACCTCGCGACCTTGGCGCGGCGGCAGCGGGCCGAGCTGGACGTAGCCCGGTGGCTGAACGAACAAGGAACACCGGTGATTCCGCCCAGCCCGCTCGTCCCGCTGGAACCGGTACAGCGCGAAAGCTTTTCGATGACGTTCTGGCAGTTCGTCGTCGAGGATCGCGACAAAGTACCCGATTACGCGGCGAATTCGGAGCGCGCGGCCGACCTGCACGCCGCGATGCGCGACTACCCGGGAGAACTGTCGTTCCTGTCCTCGGCCGAACCGCGCTTCGTCACCGAAAGCCTTGCGCTGCTGCAGGAGCGCCCGGACCTGATCGATCCGTCCGACCTGGATCGCGCGCGCCGCGAGTGGCGGGTGCTGGCACCATTCGTCCGGTCCCGCGAGGCGTTCGAGACCCGGTTCCCCGGGATCGACGTGCAGCCCATTCACGGCGACTCACCGCCGGCGAACATCTTCAACGGGACGGCCGGTGACCTCTATTCCGACTTCGAACTCGTCACGCTGGGCCCGGTCGAATGGGATCTCGCCGCGCTCGGCACCGATCTCGAAGCCGCGTATAACCGTGGTGCGCAACGGAACGGCATGCGGCCGCTGGACGACGAGGTGCTCCGCTTCGTGAACGCCGTCGGCGTACTGCGCGCGATCGCCGTTCTCACCCTCAGCCCGCAGCTGCCCGCCCTGGTGGAGTTCCTGCAACCGCTCATCGACCAGTGGCACGGCATGCCGTTCGCGGGCGGACTGGCCGGCTGA
- a CDS encoding methyltransferase translates to MRSTIEDGTSDRGAREPTIAAMSTEITARGQAQQQLLGLLAGKMVSATICTLARIGLADHLTEGPRPVSELATATGTDPDMLYRFLRTAAGVGLFSEHTDRSFGLTETGALLRSDVDGSLRYLAYLYGEESVWNCFAYAADTLRTGKPAGPALRGGRGWFEYMADSPEYAEVFHRAMTGVSNRAPEVAASYDFGRYRTIADIGGGQGRLLSAILAANPQQRGVLFDTESAIGGADPVLTEFGVRDRVDCVVGDFFDSVPAGADAYLLKAILHDWNDADSIRILRNIRAVSTEDTRVYVIEAVVPGAGEWHFSKAMDIAMAVSLGGKERELAEWRDLFAQADFELVDTVRTAPPHWLIKARPIPRTQR, encoded by the coding sequence GTGCGCAGCACGATCGAGGACGGCACCAGTGATCGTGGAGCGCGCGAACCGACGATCGCTGCCATGTCGACCGAGATCACCGCGCGTGGGCAGGCGCAGCAGCAGCTGCTCGGATTGCTGGCCGGGAAGATGGTCTCCGCGACCATCTGCACGCTGGCGCGGATCGGCCTCGCCGATCACCTCACCGAGGGGCCCCGCCCGGTGTCCGAGCTGGCCACGGCCACCGGCACCGACCCGGACATGCTCTACCGCTTCCTGCGCACCGCCGCCGGGGTCGGCCTGTTCAGCGAGCACACGGACCGGTCGTTCGGACTCACCGAGACCGGCGCGCTGCTGCGCTCGGACGTGGACGGTTCGCTGCGCTACCTGGCCTACCTCTACGGCGAGGAGAGCGTCTGGAACTGCTTCGCCTACGCCGCCGACACCCTGCGCACGGGTAAACCCGCGGGCCCGGCGTTGCGCGGCGGGCGCGGCTGGTTCGAGTACATGGCCGACAGCCCCGAGTACGCGGAGGTCTTCCACCGCGCGATGACCGGCGTGAGCAACCGGGCGCCGGAGGTGGCCGCGAGCTACGACTTCGGCCGGTACCGGACGATCGCCGATATCGGCGGCGGGCAGGGCCGGCTGCTGTCGGCCATCCTCGCCGCGAATCCGCAGCAGCGCGGCGTGCTCTTCGACACCGAATCCGCCATCGGCGGCGCGGATCCCGTGCTCACCGAGTTCGGGGTGCGCGACCGGGTCGACTGTGTGGTCGGCGACTTCTTCGACAGCGTGCCCGCGGGAGCCGACGCGTATCTGCTCAAGGCGATCCTGCACGACTGGAACGACGCCGACTCGATCCGCATCCTGCGCAACATCCGCGCGGTCAGCACCGAGGACACCCGGGTCTACGTGATCGAGGCGGTGGTGCCCGGCGCCGGCGAATGGCATTTCAGCAAGGCGATGGATATCGCCATGGCGGTGAGCCTGGGCGGCAAGGAGCGCGAACTCGCCGAGTGGCGAGACCTGTTCGCGCAGGCCGATTTCGAGCTGGTCGACACGGTGCGCACCGCACCGCCGCACTGGTTGATCAAAGCCAGGCCGATACCGCGGACGCAGCGATGA
- a CDS encoding beta-ketoacyl-[acyl-carrier-protein] synthase family protein, protein MDERTPVITGLGVVAPGGIGSKDFWQLLVDGRTATRPITLFDASGFRSRIAAEVDFDPAAHGLDPRRAAELDRMTQFALVSAAEAVADSGLDLADCAAETAVVIGSAVGATTSLEREFVGISGSGASWVVDPTALSAHAYSYLVPSATVAEVARAVGAGGPSALISTGCTAGIDAVAHAAELIREGSAEVAVAGATEAPISPISSASFDAILATTADDADPASASRPFDRRRSGFVLAEGAAMFVLETAGRARRRGAGIYCALPGEARRANAFHMTGLRPDGLELAGAIRAALDAARLDATAVDYVSAHGSGTQQNDRHETMALKRALGAHAYRVPVSSIKSMVGHSLGAIGSIEIAACALALRHQVVPPTANLAEPDPFCDLDYVPRTARDVRLRSVLTVGSGFGGFQSAMVLSDVGALA, encoded by the coding sequence ATGGACGAGCGGACGCCGGTGATCACCGGACTCGGGGTGGTGGCGCCCGGCGGAATCGGCAGCAAGGACTTCTGGCAACTACTGGTCGACGGGCGCACCGCGACCCGGCCGATCACCCTGTTCGACGCGTCGGGCTTCCGTTCGCGGATCGCGGCCGAGGTCGATTTCGATCCGGCGGCGCACGGCCTGGACCCGCGCCGCGCCGCGGAGCTGGACCGGATGACCCAGTTCGCGCTGGTCAGCGCCGCGGAGGCGGTCGCGGACAGCGGTCTGGACCTCGCCGACTGCGCGGCGGAGACCGCCGTGGTGATCGGCAGCGCGGTGGGCGCGACCACCAGCCTGGAACGCGAGTTCGTCGGGATCAGCGGGTCCGGCGCGAGCTGGGTGGTCGATCCCACGGCACTGTCAGCGCACGCCTACTCCTATCTCGTGCCGTCGGCGACGGTCGCCGAGGTCGCGCGCGCGGTCGGCGCGGGCGGACCGAGCGCGCTGATCTCGACGGGCTGCACCGCGGGGATCGACGCGGTCGCCCATGCCGCGGAACTGATCAGGGAGGGCTCGGCGGAGGTCGCGGTGGCCGGCGCGACCGAGGCCCCGATCTCGCCGATCTCGTCCGCCTCGTTCGACGCCATCCTGGCCACCACCGCCGACGACGCCGATCCCGCGAGCGCCTCGCGGCCGTTCGATCGGCGCCGCAGCGGCTTCGTGCTGGCCGAGGGCGCGGCGATGTTCGTGCTGGAGACCGCCGGGCGGGCCCGCCGTCGCGGTGCCGGCATCTACTGTGCGTTGCCCGGAGAAGCGCGGCGGGCCAACGCTTTTCATATGACCGGGTTGCGACCGGACGGGCTGGAGCTGGCCGGCGCGATCCGGGCGGCGCTCGACGCCGCCCGGCTGGACGCGACCGCCGTCGACTATGTGAGCGCGCACGGCTCGGGCACCCAGCAGAACGATCGGCACGAGACCATGGCGCTCAAGCGGGCGCTCGGGGCGCACGCGTATCGGGTGCCGGTCAGCTCGATCAAATCGATGGTGGGGCATTCGCTCGGCGCGATCGGCTCGATCGAGATCGCCGCCTGCGCTTTGGCTTTGCGGCATCAGGTGGTGCCGCCGACGGCGAATCTGGCCGAACCGGACCCGTTCTGCGACCTGGACTATGTGCCGCGCACCGCCCGCGACGTACGGCTGCGCTCGGTGCTGACCGTCGGCAGCGGGTTCGGCGGCTTCCAATCCGCGATGGTGCTGTCGGATGTGGGGGCGCTGGCATGA
- a CDS encoding cytochrome P450 has protein sequence MTAAEPVPYPFTRPAALEPPRELFGLTGCPMVPVRLPSGDDAVLVTRHADIRALLVHPAVSRNLNRPDAARISKHNSMFQDSKMDPDPPEHTRVRRLVMQAFSPARVAALEPFVAEVVDELLDAMEKHGGPVDLNQALAFPLPIRVLCRLLGVPEQDQARFRGWTEHFLSVSQFSGPEIGAAMRELNEYIAALIEAKRGAPGDDLVSDMIAAHDADDGRLTGYELHWWCRLLLLVGYETTASQLGGTVALLLSRPDQLALVRDDPSLVPRAVEEALRWKLVGSSVSMLRYTTADIDLDGYTIAAGTSVIPAVDAGNFDPAVFDHPERFDITRTDNDHLTLSRGPHFCIGAGLARAELTTAIGRLLAHFPTLRLAVPANELRRQEGALLEGFLGIPVEW, from the coding sequence ATGACCGCCGCAGAACCCGTCCCCTATCCGTTCACCCGGCCTGCCGCGCTGGAACCGCCGCGCGAGCTGTTCGGCTTGACCGGCTGCCCGATGGTTCCGGTCCGGCTGCCGAGCGGCGACGACGCGGTGCTGGTCACCCGGCACGCCGATATCCGCGCGCTGCTCGTGCATCCGGCGGTGAGCCGCAACCTGAACCGGCCGGACGCCGCGCGAATCAGCAAGCACAACAGCATGTTCCAGGATTCTAAAATGGATCCCGATCCGCCCGAGCACACCCGGGTGCGCCGGCTGGTCATGCAGGCGTTCAGTCCGGCCCGGGTCGCGGCGCTGGAACCGTTCGTCGCCGAGGTGGTCGACGAACTGCTGGACGCGATGGAAAAGCACGGTGGGCCGGTCGATCTCAATCAGGCGCTGGCGTTCCCGCTGCCGATCCGGGTGCTGTGCCGGCTGCTCGGGGTACCGGAGCAGGACCAGGCGCGCTTTCGCGGCTGGACCGAGCACTTCCTGTCGGTCAGCCAGTTCAGCGGCCCCGAGATCGGCGCCGCGATGCGCGAGTTGAACGAGTACATCGCGGCGTTGATCGAAGCCAAACGTGGTGCGCCCGGCGATGATCTGGTCAGCGACATGATCGCCGCGCACGACGCCGACGACGGCAGGCTCACCGGTTACGAATTGCACTGGTGGTGCCGGCTGCTGCTGCTCGTCGGCTACGAGACCACCGCGAGTCAGCTGGGCGGCACGGTGGCGCTGCTGCTTTCGCGACCCGATCAGCTCGCGCTGGTCCGCGACGATCCGAGCCTGGTGCCGCGCGCGGTCGAGGAGGCGTTGCGCTGGAAACTCGTCGGCTCCTCGGTGTCGATGCTGCGCTACACCACCGCCGACATCGACCTGGACGGCTACACCATCGCGGCGGGCACCAGCGTGATTCCCGCCGTCGACGCCGGAAACTTCGATCCCGCGGTGTTCGATCACCCCGAACGCTTCGACATCACCCGCACCGACAACGATCACCTCACGTTGAGCCGGGGCCCGCACTTCTGCATCGGCGCCGGACTCGCCCGTGCCGAACTCACCACGGCGATCGGCCGATTGCTCGCCCACTTCCCGACCCTGCGACTCGCGGTGCCCGCCAACGAATTACGCAGACAAGAGGGCGCGCTGCTGGAGGGCTTCCTCGGTATCCCGGTGGAGTGGTGA
- a CDS encoding cupin domain-containing protein yields MTRVVAAADIAPNARRGGDLRVLLSPRTVESTSGFLGVLRLAPGEFVSEHYHPYSEEFLYVVAGSLTVLLDGAPVEVAQGSAVFVPIGVRHRVQNDGSAPAEAVFQLAPLAPEPALGHVDTEPLPDPDAAQPKVSG; encoded by the coding sequence GTGACGCGGGTGGTGGCGGCGGCCGATATCGCGCCGAATGCCCGGCGCGGGGGCGACCTGCGGGTGCTGCTCAGCCCGCGCACGGTCGAGTCGACCTCCGGTTTCCTCGGGGTGCTGCGGCTCGCGCCGGGGGAGTTCGTCAGCGAGCACTATCACCCGTATTCGGAAGAATTCCTCTATGTCGTCGCGGGCTCGCTGACCGTGCTGCTGGACGGCGCGCCGGTCGAGGTGGCCCAGGGCAGTGCGGTTTTCGTCCCGATCGGCGTCCGGCATCGGGTGCAGAACGACGGCTCGGCACCGGCCGAGGCCGTGTTCCAGCTGGCGCCGCTGGCCCCGGAACCCGCACTCGGCCATGTCGACACCGAGCCGCTGCCCGATCCGGACGCCGCGCAGCCGAAAGTGTCCGGCTAG
- a CDS encoding cytochrome P450, translating to MSGCPFPFAWPAGPAQPDALLQAHRDPFRTVTLPSGDDAVLATRYQTIRALLADPRISKDRNRSGVAKMTTRPQKVFQRRIDMSPPAHARMRRLIAREFTAARVETMRPRIAAIVEELLDRMAANGAAEPVDLNTAFAFPLSIQVICELLGVPAQERHHFGDTSNPPWDYIRELIERKRRQPDTDLISALVAVTDAEDGRLTPDELHFWSTLLLLAGYETTANQIAGGVVLLLHHRDQLALLRADPALITGAVEELLRCQVVGTSLSMLRYVTEDVTVDDRVIPQGTSIIPALECANHDPAVFADPGRIDLTRRDAQQLTFSAGRHFCPGAPLARAQLQIGIGALIERFPELRLAVAPERLDRVDDHFFQGFRTVPVRW from the coding sequence ATGAGCGGCTGCCCGTTCCCGTTCGCCTGGCCCGCAGGCCCGGCCCAGCCGGACGCGCTGCTGCAGGCACACCGCGACCCGTTCCGCACGGTCACCCTGCCCAGCGGCGACGACGCGGTGCTGGCCACCCGTTACCAGACCATCCGGGCCTTGCTCGCCGACCCGCGAATCAGCAAGGACCGCAACCGGTCCGGCGTGGCGAAGATGACCACCCGGCCGCAGAAGGTGTTCCAGCGCCGGATCGACATGTCCCCGCCCGCGCATGCCCGGATGCGGCGGCTGATCGCGCGCGAATTCACCGCCGCCCGAGTCGAAACCATGCGCCCGCGGATCGCCGCCATCGTGGAGGAGTTGCTCGACCGGATGGCGGCCAATGGCGCGGCGGAGCCGGTGGATCTGAACACCGCCTTCGCCTTCCCGCTGTCGATCCAGGTCATCTGCGAGCTGCTCGGCGTCCCCGCGCAGGAGCGTCATCATTTCGGCGACACCAGCAATCCGCCGTGGGACTACATCCGCGAGCTCATCGAACGCAAACGGCGGCAACCCGATACGGATCTGATCAGCGCGCTCGTCGCGGTGACCGACGCCGAGGACGGCCGCCTCACCCCCGACGAACTGCATTTCTGGTCGACCCTGTTGCTGCTCGCCGGGTACGAAACGACGGCGAACCAGATCGCGGGCGGTGTCGTGCTGCTGCTGCACCATCGCGACCAATTGGCACTGCTGCGTGCGGATCCGGCGTTGATCACCGGTGCGGTGGAGGAACTGCTGCGCTGCCAGGTGGTCGGCACCTCGCTGTCCATGCTGCGCTACGTCACCGAGGACGTCACCGTCGACGATCGCGTTATTCCGCAGGGCACCAGCATCATTCCCGCGCTCGAATGCGCCAATCACGATCCGGCGGTCTTCGCCGACCCGGGGCGGATCGACCTCACCCGTCGCGACGCGCAGCAGCTCACGTTCAGTGCCGGCCGGCACTTCTGCCCCGGCGCGCCGCTGGCGCGGGCCCAGTTGCAGATCGGTATCGGCGCATTGATCGAACGCTTCCCGGAGCTGCGACTCGCGGTCGCGCCCGAGCGCCTCGACCGCGTCGACGACCATTTCTTCCAGGGCTTCCGCACGGTTCCCGTGCGCTGGTGA